In the genome of Lagopus muta isolate bLagMut1 chromosome 29, bLagMut1 primary, whole genome shotgun sequence, the window TGATGTTAGATACAGACTAAAAGAATATAGTTACATACTGTTTTGCAACTAGACATGACCTCACCCTGAACAATCAACCAGCTCAAATAAAGCTATGCAATCGTGTTCGTTGGTTGATAATAGCTCTCACCAATCTTGTTATCTTGGGCTAGGCACTTGCTGTCTAACACAGTATGCATGTAGTTTTAGCTGGCTTGCATCCTGCCCAGCACTCTCAGCAAATCCATTGGAAGTTTGGTAGGAGAAGCTTGCATGTTCAGCACCTAAGTATCTTTCAGAGATTTGCACAAGAACAGGGATCCCAGTGTtgagaagagaaacaagagaaacagagaaaaatcagtCATCTCAATTTTGTAAAATTGCTGCAGTTAATGAGCCAGCTGGGAGGAATCAGGGCTTTGCTCCAACTCAAGGAGTGCCTGAGCCAAAGAGATGCAGGTCGGCGTGGCATAAAGTAGGATGCTAGTTGTTAGCTCCAGGGaaatcagcacagcagtgccctTGCCTCAACACACATGAGtctggagggcagcagcagaaatggaaagcCATCTCCTTGTACCCAAAAGGCAGGAGACCTTCTCCATTCTGACTGCGTGGGTTGCTTACCCATTTGTGGGTCCCTTGGGGGAGACCGAAACATCCTCATCTGAGCCCTGTAGACTTCAGCACCATCCCAGCTTCCTACAAATCCCCAACAAAAAGCCCAGGACTATGAGGGCAGGTGGTATTGAGAGCCAAGAAAATGGGAGAGGCTTTTGATGagggtcattttttttttttttcattgcaatattctcaatatgtattttttaaatgagtgaacataaaatattatcatcttaaaataaaaacaagatgcATTATACAATAGTCAGGCTACTTTTGATTTCAGCTCATTGCTACTTGCAGTGTAGAGCCATCTGACACATACTTAGGAGACAGTAAAATTATCTATTAAATTCTGGATTGCTACTTCACAGTGCTGAGGGCTGAGCTCAAGAAATCACACATTCACTTTTTCATTGAAAGTACCTGTGAAATAATCTCTAAAGCATCTGTTAAGCagtacttcattttcttcatacttCGTTCAGCTGATGTATGGGCTTGGCCAAAACTTGCTTGAGGTAACAATTAGCTTAGCAGTGAAAAGGTAGTGCTTGATCACTGCTCTTCAGATACCTATCTTAAAAATCATCTCCCATTTATCTTCCTCctattgttctttttctgaatgtaaTTTGACAGAACTTCAAGACAGGTTTATCACTTTACACATGAACACAGTGATGTGTTCTAGTAACTTATAcaagatttcaaaacaaaaacagcactaAACTCTAACCAAACACCGGAAGTTTGACAGCTGAAATAATTAACGCAGAGGAGATGCAAGATAATTCCATCTTAGTAGCAAAGGAAAACTGGGCAGATAGCTTCCTTCACTGCAGAACTATGTGAGAGCTACCAAGGGCTCTGCCCAAAGGCATTTCAGCCTTGGAATATAAGTGGCCTGAAAGCCTGCCCCGGGTGGGAGGCAGGCCACATGCAGGGGAAGGGACACCTGGACCCCTACAGGGACTGCAAAGGAGAACAGGAGTCAAGCATTAAATACAGGCTTAGTTTATTGTATGGGCAGTAAAGGACACAAGAACAGAAATGCAACAGGCTCTGGTGGGAAGAAGGCCCCAGGGCTTCAGGAAGGTTGTTTCTTCAGGTTTCTCCCATGTAGCAGCCAGAGCAGGGCCCATAAATAACCTTTGCGGACATGGATGAAGTTGAACGTGCCTGGCCACTGACAGggcaaagaagaagaaatgaaacaggtgacggagaaaaaaaaaattagaaatgagaTTTAAGGAGCTATTCTGACCCCACTGCATTAACAAGAAATTGTTGATGCTTGGCACCTTATTCAAGAGCTCAGCTGAAGATCAGGATAGTACTGCCCATTTGCTGGTTTGCTCCCATGAGGGGAATATTCCTGCATGATTTAGCAGGGCCCGCAGCTGCCACGGCGGTACCTGTTGTACCGGTAGGAGTAAGGGCTGCAATAGCCAGAACCATAGGATCTACCATAGCCATACAGGCCCCCATAGCCCAGGGAAGAGCCTCCATAGCCATACAGGCCCCCATAACCCAGCGAGGATCCTCCATAGCCATACAGGCCCCCAGAGCCCAGCGAGGAGCCTCCATAGCCATACAGGCCCCCAGAGCCCACGGTGGAGCTTCTGTAGCCCAGGGAGGAGCCCCCAAAGACCGGTGCTCCAGAGGATCCCACAACTGAATcttgggggaaggagctgaggatgggtccaGGGAAGGTGACAACAACAGGAGGTGGCTGGATCACAGCTGTGGAGTCAGGGCACTGTCGGACGCATGGCTCATTCCCACTGTCAGCGATGGGCTGGGGGCGGCTGATGCCACCGATGTTGGTGGGGCACAGGTCGTAGCAGGACATCTCTTAGGAATGGAGGTCAATCTGCAAAACATGGGCCTTTATGTTAGcattaaagaaataacaaaaattagATTGTGATGAAGGAGTCCAGCAGGGCATCTGTAATAAATCTGGGAAGTACACATATTCTATCACTATTCTCTTTTGCATTGCAGTTTGAAGAATGGTCTTCACCTTAATATGGCAAATTCACATCCttttcaaatgtgatttttgttatttgcaGGTGAGCTAATTTCAGTAGTACAAGGTGAGTATCAGTTGAGTACATACTTCTTTGCTACCAGTAGAAATCTGTTGAACATTGCCATAATTCTGACTATGTCTATGAACTATTCTTTGTCTTAAAATAGTATATATAATCGTAGATAGTCAAGGAAATCCTTTTCAACATTAAGATCTTAGAAGCCTGGGAATCTAAACTGCTTAAAATACCCTCAAAGTCTTTTTCTGGAGCCTAGCTCCACAAGAGCTCTcatgtaaatggaaaaaataagcacTATTTTCATAAACAATCAATCAGAGATCTCTCACAATCTGGCAGGCCTGAAGAGCACTTGGTTCTAAGTTCAAACCAAAAGTTTGCAACAAGTCAATCTTTGCAGCTTGAAAGAAATCTGACTTACCCAATTCACAAAGGCGAGTAAGGCGAGAGAAGTGGATAGAAGAACCTGGAGGAGAGAGCTTTTATACAGTTCCTTCCATTGCCTGGGGGATGTTAGGCATCCTGTGCTTGAGTTCATAATTAGGTACCAACCCCAAACTGTGGGACACGCAGTTCTTCTAAGTGCTgaaattgtttttgctttttggtttaCATATTGCAGGCGCTTCAAACCCACACATAGCGTGACGTGCATGCTCCACTGCAGACCTCTCCATCATCTCCAggagtaatttttttatttcattgctctTTAGGGGATCAAGCAAGCTGACTCAACTTATTTTAGCCATACATTATTAAAATGACAGGACAGTAATTTCCTTTCATCCATTCACAGTGTCTTTTAGTGTAATCAGTTGAGGTGATAGTTTACCcacagagaaaattaaatttatttagGAGCTCCAATGAAGGCTGAAGGCTTTTTGCAGGCTTAATGCTTATACCTCCAAACACACATCACGGGGCAATTGCAATGATCAGGAAATTAGGAGTGTCTTTTAGTGACTTTTGGAGAATTCTCTACCAGTTGTCTTTCAGTCTTGGGAACAGAGGAATACTTCAGCTGGTAATCACAGACCTCTCTGGAAATGGAgttttgaggtcttttccatcaAAACTGACTTTCCTTTATATTATTTTGATATGACATGAAGGCAGCAACTATCATACCATGGGTTGTCGTTTCGTTGTTAAATGTTTAACACATGGACATTACTTCTTGTGGACAAATGCATGCTtcaataaaatggaaatgagcTTTCAGATAGAAAGTCAAAGTTCCAAGAAGTGTTATAAACCACAAACTGATTACTTTAAAGACCCAAGTGACCTTAACCTATATATTTCAATGTGATAACCTCTCATAATAGGGAAGTGTTTGCATCCGGGTTTTTAATGTAATACTGACTCAGTGCGCACAAAGTGGTAATGATTGTTGGTGAGATATTTGAAAGCCCATTGGAATGTCCTCATAAAACTTGAGGATAGTTTTCAGTATTATAGTACAGGAAACCTCCTGATGTGGAAAAGCTCATAATTTAGAAACAATATGTGATATGAAGATTACTAGGTTGATAATTATGATGATTACGATAACCATCATAATGATATGGTATTAAAACAATGCTGTAAAGAAAGAAACCTCAGCAAATGccactattttccttttccagtggTTTCCCAGCTAAtaattgctttctgctgagaGATGCTGTCAATCATCATCTTTTATGCAAGATCAGTTGTAGACCAGGATCAAAGACTCCAGGATCAAGCAAGCTAGGAATTAATTGAATCTCAGGAAAATGTACCTTTTCAAACTCATGGAGTAGAATAAACTAAGCTGAGTGTTTTGAGTATCTGAATGTTTATTTCTGATATTCACAGGGCATCTGTCCACTTAGTGTTACTTCAGCGGCACTTCAGACACTGATATCTTAAAGGTGAGGTTTTTTACCTGTTGGAAATACAAATGAAAGAGTGGAAGAAACCCTTTAACAGCTGCAAATGGTATTTGATTTATGTTTTGAACATCCAAAATTTGTCTGTTCAATGTAGCCTTATGTAAGGCACTTGGAACTCTCAGCAGGTTATTTGTGATAAAGTATCACATTGTACAACACAGCAAAAGAAGCATTAACTACGTATAAGCAGCTTACTACATGGTGCAACTCCAAAGAGGATAGAAAACTGATATTAGTTTCATGAATCATGTTTTAGGATGAAAGATGCGCTCATTTCACCCATCACTGTTTCAGATCAAAGACCCTTGCGTGATGTAACGTGTTATGTTGCGTGATAATTGGAATCAAGTaataagcaaaagcagaaagcaagagaatTTCATCACTTTATGGAGGTATCAATACAAAAAATGCGTCATGTCAGCTTATTAACTTGATGTTCACAAAACCAGCCTCTCACCCCTCAGGCAGTCTGTGCTGTATAAAAGCACTCTGCACTCATGGCTCTTCCAACCTCATCTCTTCATTTGCTCTTCTTGGTGAATTGGGTAAGTTTGAATTTGCTCTGACTACCATAATATCTCTTTTCTATGTGATTTAATGCTGGATGGTCTCTAATTAGTACTGATGAGTAAAATTTTAGGTGAAAATTCAACAGAAATGATTTAAAGGATTATGCACAACCTTATTCAGTGCTGGCATTTACTTTCAAAGCCAACCAAAAGTCTCTTGATAGGGCAtaaaaagttgaaagaaaagtttACTTCCAACAGTTGAATAAATGATGTGACAAGTTCAGTGTTTGTTGCTCTTTCAGTAACTCagataaataaacacaaaacttTGAAAAAGTTTAAATCTACATGGTTTATGGGAAAGGTTTCCACTTAGAAGTGGACTTTCCATTATGTCTATTACAGATCACTCAAGTTGCTTTAAAATGAACTCAAGAAAAATGGGCATGAATGCTATCAGAGATTAGGCACTGaattagaggaaaaacacaaaagaaacgAGAGGTGTTTCTTAACGATAAGGAATCATGCAGAGAGCTTGAGGTAACTAGAGAAGAACTATTTTTTCGCGCCTATTGAAGTGAGTCATTTGGAGGGAGATTATCTACAGGGCATTTTAATATGGAGTTCTAAGCTCTTTAGAGAAACTGGTCATGAATATCTTTGCCACGATTTAGTGTTTAGAAAAGGGGGACAATAGCCTTTGTAATTCCACTGGAATGGTCTCATTAAACAAGTTACTGAGCAAATCTGAATAGTCAATGGCTTATAATCCTTCTCTCTATAAagctcagcacagagaagaTCAGTAGTAAAGATGAGCTAGAGTCATGAAATGCATAACACGACATTGGGTTCTTGGGGACTCAGAGTCCTGTGCTGATCCAATGACTCACCAAATCATCTCAGGAAATAGTTttgctgctttgatttttcaatTCTAATGCATATGGAGGAATTAATGCGCTTCAAAGGGCTGTTTAGTTGAAAGAAAGGTAGAGAACTCTATAGTGGTTATAGTCATACAAATAATGCCTTGAGCTTAATACAATCAACCTGGTATTATACAGATTGACCTCCATTCCTAAGAGATGTCCTGCTACGACCTGTGCCCCACCAACATCAGTGGCATCAGCCGCCCCCAGCCCATTGCTGACAGCGGGAATGAGCCATGCGTCCGACAGTGCCCTGACTCCACAGCTGTGATCCAGCCACCTCCTGTTGTTGTCACCTTCCCtggacccatcctcagctccttcccccaagATTCAGTTGTGGGATCCTCTGGAGCACCGGTCTTTGGGGGCTCCTCCCTGGGCTACAGAAGCTCCTCGCTGGGCTCTGGGGGCCTGAATGGCTATGGAGGCTCCTCCCTGGGTTATGGGGGCCTGTATGGCTATGGAGGCTCTTCCCTGGGTTATGGGGGCCTGTATGGCTATGGAGGCTCTTCCCTGGGCTATGGGGGCCTGTATGGCTATGGTAGATCCTATGGTTCTGGCTACTGCAGCCCTTACTCCTACCGGTACAACAGGTACCGCCGTGGCAGCTGCGGGCCCTGCTAAATTATGCAGGAATATTCCCCTCATGGGAGAGAATCAACAGATGAGATGCAATGGGTTCCCAGCTGAAGAGCTCCACATTACTCTGATTCAAGACCATTGAGCTTTTTCCCTTCAGCTCTGATCCAATTTCTCCTCTGAATTCTACTTTCAATTTCCACTATAACACTTCTCTCTTCATGTTTCCATCATGCCTTAGGTAAACgtaacaaaacagcagaaatgattCCTGGTTGTTTAGATAAACTAAaacacaggaaggaaaatgaatcgTGAATATATCCCTTGCTGAAGATCAGTTACTTATTTTCTTGGAGACTCTGTGTATTACTTTCTCGGTATTATTAAAAGTTTATTGCATCAAACTTGTGACTTTCTGGTGttcttttctcatattttttatCCTGATTATTTATTAATCCTACAGTAGTTGTACAGCCTGTCCAGCTGAAAATCTACATCATGTAGATGAAAATCCCAGAAGtaagtcacagaaaaaaaaaaaaaaaaaaaaaaaaccaactttcATGTCTACAAAAGCAGAGTCCAAGCCCTCAGAATAAAGGAATGATTGCTCTACTCTCCCTGTATTTCAGACATATAAACAGAAAGGTTAGGGGGTGGTATACCCACCAATAACAGATTAGTAGCATTAAAGAAATGGAACTACAGATTCAGGACTTTAAATGCTTTCCCATCAATTTAGGATTCACTGTTGatttcacagaaccatagaataccccaaattggaagggacccacggtgatcattgagtccagctcaCGGTAGTTGGGCTGATTTCTTCCAGTTGAGTTACTGAGTTATCACCCTGAATTTCAGGTATTCACTCCACTATTCAAACACCATCCTTGGGACAGACCTTACTGAAAATTGACACGATTTTCTGTCAATTTCTTCAAGAATGAATATTCTCCTGTAAGCTTCATGGAAATTTTACGTTTAGGGTATAATCAGCAGTCTGTATAACGAGAAAATCTAAGACATTGAAGAGCTTttaacagagacaaaaaaaaaaacacaaaagatcTCCAGTTTTGCTATAGTCCTACATTAATGTTGATTCATCACTGCtagcaaaaacaacagaagcaatCAGGGTATTTATGATACCCAAAGAACTTAAGCATTAGAAAAATCAGACTTCTATATACACATCCTCAGCAGAGTGTTTCTCAGTTCCTCCTACATAGGAACACCTTGCAACTAAAGCCCACACTTCCATCCCCTTTATGCTACAGACCAGTCTTCCAGATTCTCCTGACTTTCTGGTTCTCCTGCAATATTTCTCACCCAATACATCCACCGAGAAGCCACACTCCTCTGAGAATCACTTCTTGTTGCAGCTTTTCCCTTTCAACAACCCCCCATCACCACTCTTGACCTCCCTAAATTCCTTCCCATGCAGGAGCATCCCTCCCACCTGAGGGCCCCAGCTGTGACTCATTTCCCCATAATCTGCTCATCAGAGCCATTGGCTCTTCTGTTGTGATCAGGGAAGATCACCAGGTGGCTCATTAGGGAAGGGAGGTTTAGTGTAGgtattttctaaacattttgttatttttctatcACCAGATTAGGAGAATTCCTGCTCACAAATATGTGCTCAGTGCAGCAAAGAGGGTCAGTGTTCACTAATGGCTGAATTGCTTCAACTCTTTCTAAAAATTATCCTATGTaaggatttatttctttcttcagttctctTTATCGAGAGAATTTTTCTCCACAGTAGtagaaattaaaaccaaaagTTGATTTAtctgatttggaagaaaatcACTTTAATAAGATATATTCACAGAAAAGTGTTACAGAATGCCAAGAATAAACATTGGAGTGCAGACAGATCATTCCATAATTATTCTTTGGTGAAATATCATTTCATAAGGATTAAGATTGCATATAGTACCCACCAAACTGTacacacaggaagaaaaaataatcaaagaaaCCATGAGTAGAATATGAGGCGATTAAAGATGTTCTGTGTGCTCCCAGCTCCACTGCAGTGGGGTGGGACCAATCACAACTTCATATCATCTCCTTTGGGACTACTGCTATGTATCACGGAGTCACTGGATATTCTTCTTGTAGGTTATTTCTGCATGAATTAGCAGGGCCCGCAGCTGCCACGACGATATCTGCTGTATCGGTAGGAGTAAGGGCTGCAATAGCCAGAGCCATAGGACCTACCATAGCCATAAAGGCCCCCGTAACCCAGGGAAGAACCCCCATACAGACCCCCATAGCCCAGAGAGGAGCTTCTGTAGCTCCCATAGCTCCCAAGGCCCCCATACTGACCCCCATAGCCCAGAGAGGAGCCTCCATAGCCATACACACCCCCAATGCCCAGGGAGGAGCCCCCAAAGCCCCCAAGAACGGGTGCTCCAGAGGATCCCACCACAGCTTGCTGGGgaaaggagctgaggatgggccCAGGGAAGGTGACAACAACAGGAGGTGGCTGGATCACGGTTGTGGAGTCAGGGCACTGCCGGacacagggctcgttgcagctgtCAGCGATGGGTTGGGGGCAGCTGATGCCACCGGTGGTGGTGGAGCACAAATCATAGCAGGACATCTTCTGGGGATGGATGTAAGCTGCAGCACACACTGATGATGAGACTAAGTAGaagacaaagaaacacaaatgatTATAGCAGTTTACACAAAGGTAATGAGTAGAGTATAGGAGTTTCAGCAATAGCCAGTTTCGCTGAATTATGTAAACACAGATTATGTGGCTTTCCCTGCCTGGATGCTTACAAAGTCATTTGACGTGACAGTGAAGGATAAATTGTTATGCTAGTATCCGAGTTCCCATTTAGGCAACCACTGCCCTGATATAAGCCATAAAAtttcaatattaaataaatatatgttcAAACATTCTGGGCCAGGATGTCCTCCAAAAAGTTCTTTTGAAATTACTAGTCCCAAGATTCTGTGAACTCCAGAATATGCAAAGATTGCCATAGGTTAAATGCAAGGCAGTCAGGGTAGTGAAATGCAAGTCGCATAGGAACTAGTACTGAGGCAATACCTCTGCAATGCCCCCCATATTGCAGGTTCATTTGTCATCCCAGAGCTGATGCTAGGTTCTCTGTCCCAATACAGTACAGATGCCCTCAACAGCATGGATGGTAGCCATCAGCTGAGGTTAAATCCAGCATTAAAGATGTAGCagtagggaagaaaaagagacttACCTGAGCCACCAAGAAGTCAAGGGAAAGGTTTGGAAGAGCTATGAGAGAGAGGAGCTTTTATAGCCCATCAGAGCAACCGTAGGTACAAGATAAACACTTGTTGCCCGCCCCAATTTCAAATGCAGGTAACCCATCAAGATGATGACATTGCTTTGTTCATTATTGGAGTTTACAAGTCCTTtcaaaattctcttgtaaaagAACATAAACATTACATTAGGTGACGGCGAATTCTTTCATCTTGTGACTTGTTGAGGAAAATTAATGCCTGGCATTATTCCAGTCAATTCTTTGAAATTACGAAAGAATTGTGCTTGCTCCTCTTGTATTAACGCCTGGAGTGTGTCTCATGGGTTTATCAGAATAATAAACTGCTGTCATGGACACGATTTTTGTTTAAGAACATATAATTCACATTGCAGCCTGCCCAAACAGCAGTTAAAGACTGACAGTGTAATATGCAGGAAGGCTGGGGGTGGTTGGTGCATGCTTAGCTTCCCCACCCACAGGTGGAGGACCCAGCATCTCTGGTTGTTGTTAGCTTTTGGCTGTGAAGGGGACAATTCAGCTCTAAAAATCAGCACCCCCTCCAGGCACCTGCAAGGTTTGCTTCAGTTGTGCTTTCTACATAGGATAGGATTCGAGACAGAAATTGAAATTTGAGCAGAAAAGTAGCACAGTCCTTAGGTTTTGGAGTGCTTAAGGAGAAAAATCCTTAGGGATTTTTCTTTGTGCAGATATCAGCTGAGGGGATTTCTCCTCCCAGCAGTCACTTAAACTGTGCTCTTGGATGCAAGAATAGAAATGGGGCAGAAGTGCTTTGAGTTGTTGACATTGATGCTCAGGAATTTGTGACCTGTAATGCTCAAGTCCAGGacagtgctgagctggcagTTTCAACAAGTAGAGAACAATTATGCACTTGGAATgaattgtgaaaaataaaggcTGGGTCTTCCCCTGTATACAGATGTGTTATTTTAATACTGCAGACTCTATGCCATAGATTAGCATAAATTATCAGGTGGGTCTCTCAGCCTTTGAAGTGGTTGGAACTTTTTCTGGGAAATATTTTCAGGCTTCCAGGGAACAAGTCTTTTCAACTGCCACAAATCATCCACAACATTTGAGAATGCATTCTTACAATTAGATTAAATACGTGTACCCGGATTTGTGTGCCTAGCAATTATGAAATGATatcacattaaaatatttaagtcaAGGTCAGTTGTGTTCTTGCTATAATCAGTTCatgactgttttcttcagtggagaaatatgaaatgaaacacaaactTTTCAGTAGCAGACAGCTTATTAAATGGGTGTATCTTAGTCATTCCCGGTTGCACATCAGaccatgaaaacaaagataatggaaaagctgaagaaaagcattgGCGTTGCTCCTGCTCTACCACTAAGGACATGAAGAGAGTGATAACAGGAATTAATATGATGTCAAAGCA includes:
- the LOC125685893 gene encoding scale keratin — translated: MSCYDLCPTNISGISRPQPIADSGNEPCVRQCPDSTAVIQPPPVVVTFPGPILSSFPQDSVVGSSGAPVFGGSSLGYRSSSLGSGGLNGYGGSSLGYGGLYGYGGSSLGYGGLYGYGGSSLGYGGLYGYGRSYGSGYCSPYSYRYNRYRRGSCGPC
- the LOC125685892 gene encoding scale keratin-like; the protein is MSCYDLCPTNIGGISRPQPIADSGNEPCVRQCPDSTAVIQPPPVVVTFPGPILSSFPQDSVVGSSGAPVFGGSSLGYRSSTVGSGGLYGYGGSSLGSGGLYGYGGSSLGYGGLYGYGGSSLGYGGLYGYGRSYGSGYCSPYSYRYNRYRRGSCGPC
- the LOC125685784 gene encoding scale keratin-like, whose amino-acid sequence is MSCYDLCSTTTGGISCPQPIADSCNEPCVRQCPDSTTVIQPPPVVVTFPGPILSSFPQQAVVGSSGAPVLGGFGGSSLGIGGVYGYGGSSLGYGGQYGGLGSYGSYRSSSLGYGGLYGGSSLGYGGLYGYGRSYGSGYCSPYSYRYSRYRRGSCGPC